The Echinicola rosea genome has a segment encoding these proteins:
- the secA gene encoding preprotein translocase subunit SecA: MLDFIAKGLTKVFGTKSDRDIKELYPFVGKINAAFDQLSSITDEELRNKTIEIKGIVDTELKSFDDNIVSLKGEIDALAPDKVHEKDALFNQIDKVEKDRNEALEVVLERVLPEAFAVMKETARRFKENGKLVVKANDYDRELSARKDNVEINGDEAIWHNQWLAAGTEITWDMLHYDVQLIGGVALHKGKISEMATGEGKTLVSTLPAYLNALAGRGVHIVTVNDYLAKRDSEWNAPLFEFHGLTVDCIDKFKPNSPERRKAYNSDIVYGTNNEFGFDYLRDNMARNADDLVQGKHHFAMIDEVDSVLIDDARTPLIISGPVPRGDEHEFYEMKPRVSTLVDEQRKLIQGYLSTAKKLIGEGNQKEGGLALFRAYRGMPKYKPLIKYLSEPGIRVVLQKTENYYLQDNKRMMPEADEPLLFTIDEKSNTVDLTDNGIEVITKKNEDTSFFILPDIGTEIAEMEKDESIDEKEKLIRKEEIIKDYGVKAQRIHTVNQLLKAYCMFEKDTEYILVDGKVKIVDEQTGRVMEGRRYSDGLHQAIEAKENVKVEDATQTYATITLQNYFRMYHKLSGMTGTAETEAGEFWEIYKLDVVVIPTNKPIQRDDRDDKVYKTVREKFNAVVDEINELTDAGRPVLVGTTSVEISEVLSRMLTLKKIKHQVLNAKQHAKEAEVVAEAGKPGTVTIATNMAGRGTDIKLTPEAKKAGGLAIIGTERHESRRVDRQLRGRAGRQGDVGSSQFFVSLEDSLMRLFGSERIAKLMDRMGLEEGEVIQHSMISKSIERAQRKVEENNFGVRKRLLEYDDVMNSQREVVYKRRKNALMGERLELDILNVMYDVCEGIVEVAKSTEDMDSLRMNIYSSLGIDYKFTEDDIKSKPAATLSQELFDACYKNYVAKNQHVTDRALPVLKDVYENRGATVKEIMVPITDGIKQIGVVCNLESTIENEGRDLIRAVEKNVTLAIIDQNWKEHLRDMDDLKQSVQNAVYEQKDPLLIYKFEAFEMFKRFVGKLNEDVISFLAKAELPKQNPDQVRAAQAQKQPEPKVQASKEEANSTLNPHANRAAQAAASANRGAQKQVVAPRKSEKAYGRNDRVSVQYTNGNVKKDVKYKSVEQDISSGKCVVIED; encoded by the coding sequence ATGTTAGATTTTATCGCAAAGGGGCTGACCAAAGTCTTCGGGACCAAGTCAGACCGGGATATAAAAGAATTATACCCTTTCGTAGGAAAGATAAACGCAGCATTTGACCAGCTTTCATCCATCACAGATGAGGAGCTACGAAACAAAACCATAGAAATCAAAGGAATTGTCGATACGGAATTAAAGTCCTTTGATGACAATATCGTCTCTCTCAAAGGAGAAATCGATGCGTTGGCGCCGGACAAGGTCCACGAAAAAGACGCCCTTTTTAATCAGATCGACAAAGTCGAAAAAGACCGTAACGAAGCCTTGGAAGTAGTACTCGAGCGAGTACTTCCCGAGGCTTTTGCTGTAATGAAGGAAACGGCCAGGAGGTTTAAGGAAAACGGCAAACTGGTCGTAAAGGCCAATGACTATGACCGGGAGCTTTCGGCCAGAAAAGATAATGTGGAAATCAACGGCGACGAAGCCATCTGGCATAACCAATGGCTAGCTGCAGGTACCGAGATCACGTGGGACATGCTTCACTATGATGTACAGCTGATCGGTGGTGTCGCCCTTCACAAAGGTAAAATCTCCGAGATGGCCACTGGTGAAGGTAAAACGCTCGTGTCCACCCTTCCGGCCTACCTGAATGCCCTGGCCGGACGTGGCGTGCATATCGTAACGGTAAACGACTACCTTGCCAAAAGGGACAGTGAGTGGAATGCACCATTATTTGAGTTCCACGGCTTGACGGTAGATTGTATCGATAAGTTCAAACCCAACTCCCCCGAAAGAAGAAAGGCCTACAATTCGGACATCGTTTACGGTACAAACAATGAATTTGGCTTTGACTACCTGCGTGACAACATGGCTCGCAATGCCGACGACCTGGTGCAAGGAAAGCATCACTTTGCCATGATCGATGAGGTCGATTCCGTGCTGATCGATGATGCCAGAACACCGCTGATCATTTCCGGCCCTGTCCCTAGGGGCGACGAGCATGAGTTTTATGAAATGAAACCAAGGGTCTCGACCTTGGTAGATGAACAGCGAAAATTGATCCAAGGCTATCTCTCTACTGCCAAAAAGCTGATCGGCGAAGGCAATCAGAAAGAAGGCGGATTGGCACTTTTCCGGGCTTACCGAGGCATGCCCAAGTACAAGCCATTGATCAAATACCTCTCCGAGCCGGGCATCAGGGTAGTCCTCCAAAAAACTGAAAACTATTACCTACAGGACAACAAGCGCATGATGCCGGAGGCGGACGAGCCGCTGCTGTTTACCATTGATGAGAAATCCAATACCGTGGACCTTACCGACAATGGCATCGAGGTAATCACCAAGAAAAACGAAGACACCAGTTTCTTTATCCTTCCGGACATTGGTACAGAAATCGCCGAAATGGAGAAAGACGAATCCATCGATGAAAAAGAAAAACTCATTCGCAAGGAGGAGATCATCAAGGATTATGGTGTCAAGGCCCAGCGTATCCACACGGTAAACCAACTGCTGAAGGCTTATTGTATGTTCGAAAAGGACACCGAGTATATCTTGGTGGATGGCAAGGTCAAAATTGTCGATGAGCAGACAGGCCGTGTGATGGAAGGAAGAAGGTACTCAGATGGCCTTCACCAAGCGATCGAGGCAAAGGAAAATGTAAAAGTAGAAGACGCCACCCAAACATACGCGACCATTACGCTCCAGAATTACTTTAGGATGTACCACAAACTATCCGGTATGACGGGTACTGCCGAGACAGAAGCTGGGGAATTTTGGGAAATATACAAGTTAGATGTGGTGGTAATTCCTACCAATAAGCCTATCCAGCGGGATGACCGTGATGATAAAGTCTATAAAACGGTCAGAGAGAAGTTTAACGCAGTAGTGGATGAAATCAATGAGCTGACCGATGCAGGAAGACCGGTATTGGTGGGTACTACCTCCGTGGAGATCTCAGAGGTACTCAGCAGAATGCTGACGCTCAAAAAAATCAAACACCAGGTACTCAACGCAAAGCAACACGCCAAGGAGGCTGAAGTAGTAGCCGAAGCGGGTAAACCGGGCACGGTGACCATCGCCACCAATATGGCCGGTCGTGGTACGGATATTAAGCTGACGCCGGAAGCCAAAAAGGCTGGTGGACTGGCCATCATCGGCACAGAACGTCACGAATCCAGACGTGTGGACAGACAGCTTCGTGGACGTGCAGGACGTCAAGGTGACGTGGGCTCTTCCCAGTTCTTTGTTTCCCTGGAAGATAGTTTGATGCGTTTATTTGGTTCAGAACGTATCGCCAAGCTCATGGACCGCATGGGACTGGAAGAAGGTGAGGTGATCCAACACTCCATGATTTCCAAATCCATCGAAAGGGCCCAGCGCAAAGTGGAAGAAAACAACTTCGGCGTGCGTAAACGCCTCTTGGAATATGATGATGTCATGAATTCCCAGCGTGAGGTAGTGTACAAGCGAAGAAAGAATGCGCTGATGGGCGAAAGACTCGAACTGGACATCCTCAATGTCATGTACGACGTGTGTGAAGGCATTGTAGAAGTAGCCAAGTCCACTGAAGATATGGACAGCCTCCGCATGAATATTTATAGTTCACTTGGCATTGATTATAAATTCACTGAAGATGACATTAAATCTAAGCCGGCTGCTACATTGAGCCAAGAGCTTTTTGATGCCTGCTATAAAAACTATGTTGCCAAAAACCAGCACGTCACTGACCGTGCATTGCCCGTACTTAAAGATGTATATGAAAACAGGGGAGCTACGGTCAAAGAAATCATGGTCCCAATTACTGATGGTATCAAGCAAATTGGTGTAGTCTGCAATTTGGAATCCACCATTGAAAATGAAGGCCGTGATTTGATCCGTGCGGTAGAGAAGAATGTCACCCTGGCCATCATCGACCAAAACTGGAAAGAGCATCTACGCGACATGGACGACTTGAAACAATCCGTACAAAACGCAGTGTATGAGCAAAAAGACCCATTGTTGATCTATAAATTCGAGGCGTTCGAAATGTTCAAGCGCTTTGTAGGCAAATTGAACGAGGACGTAATTTCCTTCTTGGCAAAGGCAGAGCTGCCGAAGCAAAACCCAGATCAGGTACGTGCTGCCCAAGCACAAAAACAACCTGAGCCCAAGGTCCAAGCTTCCAAGGAAGAAGCCAACAGTACCCTGAACCCCCATGCCAACAGGGCTGCACAAGCCGCTGCTTCTGCGAACAGGGGAGCTCAAAAACAGGTAGTCGCTCCACGAAAGTCAGAAAAAGCATACGGCCGAAATGACCGTGTTTCAGTACAGTACACCAATGGTAATGTAAAAAAAGACGTGAAATACAAAAGTGTGGAACAGGACATCAGTTCTGGCAAGTGTGTTGTTATAGAAGATTAA
- a CDS encoding pyrophosphohydrolase domain-containing protein produces MKNPKTLSAVAAFHQTFKHPILEKPAIPNEKRSKLRVSLIAEELKELEEAIKDENIVEVADALCDIQYVLAGAVLEFGLADKFKELFDEVQRSNMSKACKSVEEAEATVSHYQKQGVDSYYEKEGDLYLVFRQEDNKTLKSVNYSPADLKGVLSK; encoded by the coding sequence ATGAAAAATCCCAAGACGCTCAGTGCCGTAGCCGCATTTCACCAAACCTTCAAACATCCCATTTTAGAAAAACCTGCCATTCCCAATGAAAAGCGGTCCAAGCTTAGGGTTTCTTTGATCGCAGAGGAACTAAAAGAGTTGGAAGAAGCGATCAAAGATGAAAATATCGTAGAGGTGGCAGATGCTTTGTGTGACATACAATATGTATTGGCCGGCGCCGTGTTGGAGTTTGGGTTGGCGGATAAGTTCAAGGAGCTGTTTGACGAAGTGCAGCGCTCGAATATGAGCAAGGCCTGTAAGTCTGTCGAAGAGGCTGAAGCCACTGTTTCACATTACCAAAAACAGGGAGTGGATTCCTATTATGAAAAAGAAGGTGACCTCTATTTGGTATTCAGGCAGGAAGATAACAAAACCCTTAAGTCTGTAAACTATTCCCCTGCCGACCTTAAAGGGGTTCTTTCCAAATAG
- a CDS encoding superoxide dismutase produces the protein MKKVSFNPSRRTFITHSTKATLAVGIGSSAIGSAFLTACGASKEEETEETAQLSTGFSQAGLAYDYAALEPNIDATTMEIHYTKHAAGYARKLKAACEAEGVDMTKPLEETLMKVSNYSTAMRNNGGGHYNHELFWSIMSPEGGGKPTGDLAAAIDEAFGSFDAFVEKFEGAAKGRFGSGWAWLVVDANKNLKVGSTPNQDNPLMDVSELQGIPLMGIDVWEHAYYLHYQNERGKYVSNWWNVVNWAAVQDRYSAVV, from the coding sequence ATGAAAAAAGTTTCATTTAATCCTTCCAGAAGGACTTTTATAACACATAGTACCAAAGCCACATTGGCAGTAGGAATCGGAAGCAGTGCGATAGGTTCTGCCTTCTTGACGGCCTGTGGGGCGTCCAAGGAAGAGGAGACCGAAGAGACTGCCCAGTTGAGCACCGGTTTTTCCCAAGCGGGACTTGCGTATGATTATGCTGCACTGGAGCCAAATATAGATGCGACTACCATGGAAATCCACTATACCAAACATGCTGCAGGTTATGCACGAAAGCTGAAGGCAGCCTGTGAAGCCGAAGGTGTGGACATGACCAAGCCACTGGAAGAGACGCTTATGAAAGTGTCCAACTACAGTACTGCCATGAGAAACAATGGTGGAGGGCACTATAACCACGAACTCTTTTGGAGCATCATGTCTCCTGAAGGTGGCGGTAAGCCGACAGGTGACCTTGCGGCAGCGATCGATGAGGCGTTTGGTAGTTTTGATGCTTTTGTAGAGAAATTTGAAGGAGCCGCCAAAGGGCGCTTTGGATCCGGATGGGCTTGGCTGGTAGTCGATGCCAATAAAAATCTGAAAGTAGGTTCTACTCCCAATCAGGATAATCCGCTGATGGATGTGTCAGAACTCCAGGGGATTCCGTTGATGGGGATCGATGTATGGGAGCATGCGTATTACCTTCACTACCAAAATGAGCGTGGTAAATATGTGTCAAATTGGTGGAATGTCGTAAACTGGGCTGCCGTACAGGACCGGTACAGTGCTGTCGTTTAA
- a CDS encoding GlxA family transcriptional regulator: protein MKHVTILVPKGHFSLVNIEGTHHIFSWVNEWLAQSGRPPYFDIQLAGLSQPALQSTGIYEINPGRLISEVHKTDLIIIPAVHGDIDQVLEDNRPFFPWIISQYKAGAEVASLCIGAFLLAESGLLDGKKVATHWQFANDFRKRYPKAIMVDDKILTDSDGLYTSGGAFSFTSLLVYLIEKFQGREAAILAAKSFMIDIDRNSQSPFILFSGQKEHHDDAVLNAQKYIEDNFQDKVTVDDLASRFGVGRRSFERRFKQATSNTVVEYMQRVKIEAAKKALEKGRKNVSEVMYDVGYSDTKAFRSVFKKVTGLSPVQYRNKYAPQEVKKALLSN, encoded by the coding sequence ATGAAGCATGTAACGATTCTCGTCCCCAAGGGACATTTCAGTTTGGTCAACATAGAGGGAACCCACCATATTTTTAGTTGGGTAAATGAATGGCTGGCGCAATCGGGACGTCCGCCATACTTTGACATTCAGCTGGCCGGTCTCTCTCAGCCTGCATTGCAAAGCACCGGGATTTATGAAATCAATCCTGGACGGCTGATTAGCGAAGTGCATAAGACGGACTTGATCATTATTCCAGCGGTTCATGGTGATATCGACCAGGTACTGGAGGACAATAGGCCATTTTTTCCTTGGATTATTAGCCAGTACAAGGCTGGGGCTGAAGTAGCCAGTTTGTGTATTGGTGCATTTTTGCTGGCCGAATCGGGACTGTTGGATGGGAAAAAAGTGGCTACCCATTGGCAGTTTGCCAATGACTTTCGCAAGCGGTATCCCAAGGCAATTATGGTAGATGACAAAATTCTTACGGATTCGGATGGACTTTATACCAGTGGTGGAGCATTTTCCTTTACCAGTTTGCTGGTATATCTCATCGAGAAATTTCAAGGCCGTGAAGCGGCAATCCTTGCAGCCAAATCATTCATGATTGACATTGATCGTAATAGTCAGTCTCCCTTTATTCTTTTCAGTGGCCAAAAAGAACATCACGATGATGCCGTGCTCAATGCCCAAAAGTACATTGAGGATAACTTTCAGGATAAAGTCACTGTAGATGACTTGGCCAGTAGATTTGGAGTGGGCAGGAGGAGTTTTGAGCGGAGATTTAAGCAAGCTACGAGCAATACTGTTGTAGAGTATATGCAGCGTGTGAAAATCGAAGCAGCCAAGAAAGCACTAGAAAAGGGCCGTAAAAATGTCAGTGAGGTAATGTACGATGTCGGCTATAGCGATACGAAGGCATTTAGATCGGTTTTCAAAAAAGTTACTGGTCTATCTCCTGTACAGTACCGAAATAAGTACGCTCCCCAAGAGGTAAAGAAAGCGCTCTTGTCCAATTAA
- a CDS encoding S1/P1 nuclease — protein sequence MKKLFFALVLCTMINSLSFGWGKTGHRVVGQIAEWHLSKKAQRNIQAILGPTSLAMTANWMDEIRSDRAYDHAYTWHFLTVHEGKGYEPEIQEEDGDAYGVMLRLIDELKNKPLSLVKRQENLKMLIHIVGDLHQPLHVGTGEDKGGNEVGVTYFGQSTNLHTVWDTKVIDRQKLSYTELADHLNRKADKETVKKLQAASYADWLNEAVQLRDIVYDLPESKRLSYEYDYVTFPVIEQRLLAGGIRLAGILNEIYG from the coding sequence ATGAAAAAGCTTTTCTTTGCGCTTGTGCTTTGCACCATGATAAACTCCCTATCCTTTGGTTGGGGAAAAACAGGTCATCGGGTAGTCGGACAAATTGCCGAATGGCACCTCAGCAAAAAGGCCCAGCGAAACATTCAGGCCATACTAGGGCCGACATCCTTGGCCATGACTGCCAACTGGATGGACGAAATCCGCTCAGACAGGGCATATGACCACGCTTATACCTGGCATTTTTTAACCGTCCATGAGGGCAAGGGCTATGAGCCTGAGATCCAAGAAGAAGATGGAGATGCCTATGGCGTCATGCTGAGGCTGATCGATGAACTCAAAAACAAGCCCCTATCTTTGGTCAAAAGACAAGAAAACCTGAAAATGCTCATTCACATCGTGGGCGACCTCCATCAACCACTCCATGTAGGCACCGGTGAGGACAAAGGCGGCAACGAAGTGGGAGTTACTTATTTTGGCCAAAGCACCAACCTACATACCGTGTGGGACACCAAGGTCATTGACCGTCAAAAGCTGAGCTATACCGAGCTGGCCGATCACCTCAACAGAAAAGCTGATAAGGAAACCGTAAAAAAACTCCAGGCTGCCTCATATGCCGACTGGCTAAATGAAGCTGTCCAGTTACGGGATATCGTTTACGACTTGCCAGAGAGCAAACGATTATCTTACGAATATGATTATGTTACTTTTCCCGTAATCGAACAGCGCCTGCTGGCTGGCGGCATTAGGTTGGCGGGCATTCTCAATGAAATTTACGGTTAA
- the dapF gene encoding diaminopimelate epimerase, producing the protein MEISFYKYQGTGNDFVMIDDRSEHFDEQNLDLVSQLCDRKFGIGADGLILIRNKEGYDFEMIYFNADGSQSMCGNGARCAVAFSSFLGIVAAQAHFLAIDGPHQARIINGNVELGMGNVVSLENKGEDFFVDTGSPHHVRFVEDVEHYPVVDTGAAIRYSDDYRPSGTNVNFISVLGDDHIYVRTYERGVEDETLSCGTGVTACALVFGSQKNIDHVDIKAQGGNLAVKFTQGENGSFKDIVLIGPAEQVFKGSTVI; encoded by the coding sequence ATGGAAATATCATTTTATAAGTATCAAGGTACAGGGAATGACTTTGTGATGATCGACGACAGGTCGGAGCATTTTGATGAACAAAACCTGGATCTCGTCAGCCAACTTTGTGACCGTAAATTTGGGATTGGTGCCGACGGGCTTATCCTTATCCGGAACAAGGAGGGTTATGATTTCGAAATGATCTATTTTAACGCAGATGGCTCCCAGAGCATGTGCGGGAATGGAGCCCGCTGTGCAGTGGCTTTTTCGAGCTTTTTGGGGATTGTGGCAGCCCAAGCCCACTTTCTTGCCATAGATGGGCCGCACCAAGCGCGTATCATCAATGGAAATGTAGAACTGGGCATGGGAAATGTAGTATCCTTAGAAAATAAAGGTGAAGATTTCTTTGTGGATACCGGCTCCCCGCATCATGTCCGATTTGTAGAGGATGTAGAGCATTATCCCGTTGTGGATACAGGAGCAGCCATCCGATATAGCGATGACTACCGCCCAAGCGGCACCAATGTCAACTTCATTTCAGTACTAGGGGATGACCATATCTACGTGCGCACATACGAACGAGGCGTAGAAGATGAAACACTTTCCTGCGGAACAGGCGTCACAGCATGCGCCCTTGTTTTTGGCTCCCAGAAAAACATCGATCATGTGGACATCAAAGCACAGGGAGGAAACCTTGCCGTAAAATTTACCCAAGGAGAAAACGGCAGCTTTAAAGATATCGTATTGATAGGCCCTGCAGAGCAGGTATTTAAAGGATCTACAGTCATCTAA
- a CDS encoding M20 metallopeptidase family protein, whose protein sequence is MLKETIKKLAAGQLNQTIEIRRHIHANPELSFEEHNTCAFVEKHLQEIGITNIERKANTGLVALIEGKNPSKKVIALRADMDALPIIEQNDVPYKSKNEGVMHACGHDVHTSSLLGAARILHAVKDQFEGTVKLIFQPGEEKIPGGASLMIKDKALENPRPSGIVGQHVMPLFDAGKVGFRKGMYMASADELYVKVIGKGGHGAMPETLVDPILIASHIIVALQQVISRNASPKIPSVLSFGRIEALGATNVIPNEVNIQGTFRTLDEEWRAEAHKKMVKIAEGIAEGMGGSVDFEVRKGYPFLKNAPELTDRAYKAAQEYLGEENVEDLDIWMAAEDFSYYTQEMDGCFYRLGIRNEEKGITSGVHTPTFDIDESALEVGAGLMAWIAINELMSEA, encoded by the coding sequence ATGCTGAAAGAAACCATCAAGAAGTTGGCCGCTGGCCAGCTTAATCAAACGATAGAAATCCGCAGGCATATCCATGCCAATCCGGAGCTTTCTTTCGAAGAGCACAATACCTGCGCCTTTGTGGAAAAGCATTTGCAGGAAATCGGCATTACCAATATTGAGCGCAAAGCCAACACTGGACTGGTTGCACTGATAGAGGGAAAAAATCCTTCCAAAAAAGTCATCGCATTGCGTGCAGACATGGATGCCCTGCCCATCATCGAACAAAATGATGTCCCCTACAAATCCAAAAATGAAGGGGTCATGCATGCCTGTGGACACGATGTGCACACTTCCTCCCTTTTGGGAGCGGCACGGATCCTTCATGCCGTAAAGGACCAATTTGAAGGAACAGTAAAACTCATTTTTCAGCCTGGGGAGGAAAAAATTCCTGGTGGAGCTTCGTTAATGATCAAGGACAAAGCCTTGGAAAATCCCCGTCCCAGCGGAATCGTTGGCCAGCACGTAATGCCCCTGTTCGATGCCGGCAAAGTAGGCTTTCGCAAAGGCATGTACATGGCCAGTGCGGATGAGCTTTATGTAAAAGTCATCGGCAAAGGCGGTCACGGTGCCATGCCGGAGACCTTGGTCGATCCGATTCTGATTGCCTCGCATATCATCGTGGCACTTCAGCAAGTGATCAGCCGCAATGCCAGCCCGAAGATTCCTTCCGTCCTTAGCTTTGGCCGTATCGAAGCCCTGGGCGCTACCAATGTCATTCCAAATGAAGTCAATATACAAGGGACTTTCCGTACGCTGGACGAAGAGTGGAGAGCTGAAGCCCATAAGAAAATGGTCAAGATAGCTGAAGGGATTGCCGAAGGCATGGGAGGATCCGTGGATTTTGAGGTGCGCAAAGGTTATCCTTTTTTAAAAAATGCTCCAGAATTGACCGACAGGGCTTACAAGGCCGCCCAAGAATACCTTGGTGAAGAAAATGTGGAAGACTTGGACATTTGGATGGCTGCGGAGGACTTTTCCTATTACACCCAAGAAATGGACGGCTGCTTCTATCGATTGGGAATACGAAATGAAGAAAAAGGCATCACAAGCGGCGTCCATACGCCTACCTTTGACATTGATGAAAGTGCACTGGAAGTCGGTGCTGGACTGATGGCATGGATAGCCATCAATGAGTTGATGTCAGAAGCATAA
- a CDS encoding winged helix-turn-helix domain-containing protein — translation MKELLKDLNKAFENKIRLGIMSALVVNDHLDFMALKDLLGVTDGNLASHLKNLEKHKYIRFKKEFLDRKPNTKYAATPEGIKAFEKHIKAIEQLLK, via the coding sequence GTGAAAGAGCTCTTAAAGGATCTTAATAAAGCCTTTGAAAATAAAATCAGGTTGGGGATAATGTCTGCTTTGGTGGTCAATGATCACCTGGACTTTATGGCATTAAAGGACCTTTTGGGGGTGACTGATGGGAATTTGGCAAGTCACTTGAAAAACTTGGAGAAGCATAAATATATCCGGTTCAAAAAAGAATTTCTCGACCGTAAGCCGAATACCAAGTATGCAGCCACACCGGAAGGGATCAAGGCGTTTGAGAAGCATATCAAGGCAATTGAACAATTATTGAAATAA
- a CDS encoding P1 family peptidase, with the protein MTCLSKSLYALACTVMISFGSHGQERARDYGFTFGVMSPGKWNAITDVDGVKVGHRTLIKDEGVRTGVTAILPHGGNVFQEKVPGAVYVGNGFGKLAGTTQVEELGNIETPIILTNTLSVAAGIEGAIDYTFLNPENANVRSVNALVGETNDGYLNDIRGMHVKPTDVVTAIQSAQSGTVEEGNVGAGTGTVCFGFKGGIGTASRKLPADMGGYTIGVLVQTNFGGVLQIDGLPVGKELGQYAFKNQLESADGSCMIVVATDAPVHARNLKRIAKRAIMGLAKTGGIASNGSGDYVVAFSTAKDLRIPYDSHGAERLTMEVVNNDYMSGLFLATIEATEEAIINSLFAAETMKGYQGHEVKALSHDRVLEIKRSKGF; encoded by the coding sequence ATGACCTGTCTTTCCAAATCCCTTTACGCCTTAGCTTGTACTGTAATGATCTCCTTTGGCAGCCATGGCCAGGAGCGGGCCAGGGATTATGGCTTTACGTTTGGCGTGATGTCGCCGGGAAAGTGGAATGCCATTACCGATGTGGATGGTGTGAAAGTAGGCCATCGGACGCTAATCAAAGATGAAGGTGTCCGTACTGGGGTCACAGCCATTTTGCCACATGGTGGAAATGTTTTTCAGGAAAAAGTCCCGGGAGCAGTGTATGTGGGCAACGGCTTTGGGAAGTTGGCAGGAACCACCCAGGTAGAAGAGCTAGGGAATATCGAAACGCCTATTATTCTGACAAATACGCTTAGTGTGGCGGCAGGAATTGAGGGGGCCATTGATTATACATTCCTGAATCCCGAAAATGCCAATGTCCGATCTGTCAATGCCCTGGTGGGAGAGACCAACGACGGGTATCTCAACGATATCCGTGGCATGCATGTGAAGCCAACCGATGTCGTAACTGCCATCCAGTCTGCCCAATCTGGAACTGTAGAAGAAGGAAATGTAGGTGCCGGGACCGGTACGGTTTGCTTTGGCTTTAAGGGTGGAATAGGCACTGCTTCCAGAAAGCTCCCTGCTGATATGGGAGGCTACACCATAGGCGTGCTCGTACAGACCAACTTTGGAGGAGTCCTGCAGATTGATGGACTTCCCGTAGGTAAGGAACTCGGTCAGTATGCTTTTAAGAATCAGCTGGAATCGGCTGACGGATCATGCATGATCGTCGTAGCCACCGATGCACCGGTACACGCCCGAAACTTAAAGCGCATTGCAAAAAGGGCGATTATGGGGCTGGCTAAAACAGGCGGAATTGCCTCTAATGGTTCAGGGGATTATGTGGTGGCTTTTTCAACGGCAAAGGACCTACGGATTCCTTATGATAGCCATGGAGCAGAACGACTGACGATGGAAGTGGTTAACAATGACTATATGAGCGGGCTTTTTTTGGCTACCATAGAAGCTACCGAAGAGGCCATTATCAACTCCCTGTTTGCTGCAGAAACCATGAAGGGCTACCAAGGTCATGAGGTCAAAGCACTTTCCCACGACCGTGTTTTGGAGATAAAGCGTAGCAAAGGTTTTTAA